Proteins from one Embleya scabrispora genomic window:
- a CDS encoding response regulator transcription factor yields the protein MTIRVLLADDQALLRGTFRLLIDSCADMEVVGEAADGGQAVAAARAHRPDVVLMDIRMPGTDGLAATAAICEDPDLAGTRVLILTMFETEEYVARALRVGASGFLGKYVTTDALLDGIRTVAGGEALLSPGATQALITRFLTTPAAGPPLAPAERLADLTPREQEVTVLAAHGKSNDRIAAELVLSVLTVRTHIQRAMTKLGARDRAQLVVIAYQSGLVRPEPPGL from the coding sequence TTGACCATCCGTGTCCTGCTCGCCGACGACCAGGCCCTGCTGCGCGGGACCTTCCGGCTCCTGATCGACTCCTGCGCCGACATGGAGGTCGTCGGCGAGGCCGCCGACGGTGGGCAGGCGGTGGCGGCGGCCCGCGCCCACCGGCCCGACGTCGTCCTGATGGACATCCGCATGCCCGGCACCGACGGCCTCGCCGCCACCGCCGCGATCTGCGAGGACCCCGACCTCGCCGGCACCCGCGTGCTGATCCTGACCATGTTCGAGACCGAGGAATACGTCGCCCGGGCGCTGCGGGTCGGGGCCAGCGGTTTCCTCGGCAAATACGTCACCACGGACGCGCTCCTCGACGGCATCCGAACCGTCGCCGGCGGCGAGGCGCTGCTGTCTCCGGGAGCCACCCAGGCGCTGATCACCCGCTTCCTCACCACCCCCGCCGCCGGACCGCCCCTGGCGCCGGCCGAACGCCTCGCCGACCTGACGCCCCGCGAACAGGAGGTCACGGTCCTGGCGGCGCACGGCAAGTCCAACGACCGGATCGCCGCGGAACTGGTGCTGAGCGTGCTGACCGTACGCACCCACATCCAACGCGCCATGACCAAGCTCGGTGCGCGCGACCGCGCCCAACTCGTCGTCATCGCCTACCAGAGCGGTCTGGTGCGCCCCGAACCCCCCGGCCTGTGA
- a CDS encoding glutamate racemase, which yields MRVALIDSGTGLLPTAGWLRRLRPDLDLLLCMDPDHMPWGDRSEAVITERVLAAGELAVARGVDGMVVPCNTATVTALDTLRARHEPAVPVVGTVPAIKPAAAAGAPFAVWATAATTASAYQARLIEDFAAGRTVVRIACPGLAEAIDRADEPAIEAALADAARRTPAHCAGVVLGCTHYPLVAERIAAALPAEVVLYDSAEAVARQTLRRLGLSEDARATPGGIEVLLSGRPGALPPNALAYPLGRALAGGRPLEASTGIGAGSV from the coding sequence ATGCGTGTGGCGTTGATCGATTCCGGGACGGGGCTGCTGCCGACGGCCGGGTGGTTGCGGCGGTTGCGGCCCGATCTGGACCTGTTGTTGTGCATGGACCCCGATCACATGCCCTGGGGCGACCGGAGCGAGGCGGTGATCACCGAGCGGGTGCTGGCCGCCGGTGAACTGGCCGTCGCGCGCGGAGTCGACGGCATGGTGGTGCCGTGCAACACGGCCACCGTCACCGCGCTCGACACGCTGCGCGCCCGACACGAGCCCGCCGTGCCGGTGGTGGGCACGGTGCCCGCGATCAAACCGGCCGCCGCCGCCGGTGCGCCGTTCGCGGTCTGGGCGACCGCGGCGACCACCGCGAGTGCCTATCAGGCCCGGCTGATCGAGGACTTCGCCGCCGGACGCACCGTGGTCCGGATCGCCTGTCCGGGCCTGGCCGAGGCGATCGACCGGGCCGACGAGCCGGCCATCGAGGCGGCCCTCGCCGACGCGGCGCGCCGCACGCCGGCGCACTGTGCGGGCGTGGTCCTGGGCTGTACGCACTACCCGCTGGTCGCCGAGCGGATCGCCGCCGCGCTGCCCGCCGAGGTGGTGCTGTACGACAGCGCCGAGGCGGTCGCGCGGCAGACGTTGCGCCGGCTCGGCCTGAGCGAGGACGCCAGGGCGACGCCGGGCGGCATCGAGGTGCTGCTCAGCGGGCGCCCCGGCGCGCTCCCGCCGAACGCGCTGGCGTACCCGCTCGGCCGGGCCCTCGCCGGTGGCCGTCCGCTGGAGGCGTCCACCGGGATCGGCGCCGGATCGGTCTGA
- a CDS encoding VOC family protein: protein MIDIDTHVRIARPSLDLAAAERFYVEGLGLSVLWRTTERVSGEHDLVMVGLPGGHWHFELTHDPEHPLTPTPTVDDLFVLYLGGPIDPELVDRLIATGGTRTAAHNPYWDRFGVTVTDPDGYPLVLCTRTWNA, encoded by the coding sequence ATGATCGACATCGACACGCACGTCCGCATCGCCCGTCCCTCCCTCGATCTCGCCGCCGCCGAGCGGTTCTACGTCGAGGGGTTGGGCCTGAGCGTCCTGTGGCGCACCACCGAGCGGGTCTCCGGCGAGCACGACCTGGTGATGGTCGGACTGCCCGGGGGCCACTGGCACTTCGAACTCACCCACGACCCGGAACACCCGCTGACGCCGACACCGACCGTCGACGACCTGTTCGTGCTCTACCTGGGCGGCCCGATCGACCCCGAGCTGGTGGACCGGCTGATCGCGACGGGCGGCACCCGCACCGCCGCGCACAACCCCTACTGGGACAGGTTCGGCGTCACCGTCACCGACCCGGACGGCTATCCGCTGGTGTTGTGCACCCGCACCTGGAACGCCTGA
- a CDS encoding NAD(P)H-binding protein, producing MILVTGATGNVGRHVVAELLAAGAEVRALVRRPESAGLPAGVEVVAGDLADPAGLAAALTGVESVFLVWPFLTAEGAPEVLAAVTEHTDRVVYLSSSRVRDALAGRDDPIGALHAELERTITRSGAAWTFLRAETIASNTLGWAGQIRETGVVRGPDLPAAPVVHPGDVAAVAVRALTEDGHTGADYVLTGPDVLGRADQVALIGAAIGRALRFEPVPPAVARARMLADGRPPALVDALLAGADAPRRPAVPTTTVRDLTGTPPRGFRDWATEHAADFG from the coding sequence ATGATTCTGGTAACGGGGGCGACCGGCAACGTCGGCCGCCATGTGGTGGCCGAACTGCTCGCCGCGGGAGCCGAGGTACGGGCGCTGGTCCGGCGCCCCGAGTCCGCCGGCCTGCCCGCCGGCGTCGAGGTGGTCGCCGGCGACCTGGCCGATCCGGCCGGCCTGGCCGCGGCGCTGACCGGGGTGGAATCGGTGTTCCTGGTCTGGCCCTTCCTCACCGCCGAGGGCGCGCCGGAGGTGCTGGCGGCGGTGACCGAGCACACCGACCGGGTCGTCTACCTCTCCTCGTCGCGGGTGCGCGACGCGCTCGCCGGGCGGGACGACCCGATCGGCGCCCTGCACGCCGAGCTGGAGCGCACGATCACCCGGTCCGGCGCGGCGTGGACCTTCCTGCGCGCCGAGACGATCGCGAGCAACACGCTGGGCTGGGCGGGCCAGATCCGCGAGACGGGCGTCGTGCGCGGGCCCGACCTGCCCGCCGCGCCGGTGGTGCATCCGGGGGACGTCGCCGCGGTGGCGGTGCGGGCGCTGACCGAGGACGGCCACACGGGCGCCGACTACGTACTGACCGGTCCGGACGTGCTCGGGCGGGCCGACCAGGTGGCCCTGATCGGCGCGGCGATCGGCCGTGCGCTGCGGTTCGAGCCGGTCCCGCCGGCCGTCGCCCGGGCCCGGATGCTCGCCGACGGGCGCCCGCCGGCGCTGGTGGACGCGCTCCTGGCGGGCGCCGACGCCCCGCGGCGGCCGGCCGTGCCCACCACCACGGTGCGGGACCTCACCGGCACGCCGCCGCGCGGCTTCCGGGACTGGGCGACGGAACACGCCGCCGACTTCGGTTGA
- a CDS encoding FBP domain-containing protein codes for MNPLTEQDIRTSFVNCSKGEAQRLPMPRDLAERPWAELDFLGWGDPGAPDRTYLVTEHAGDLVGVTLRFPAQRRGYLHRSMCSLCLTTHPGSGVSLMTARRTGRAGRDGNSVGVYMCTDLACSLYIRGLKKPAPGGRFEESLTLAEQIERTKDNLSAFLAKVLE; via the coding sequence ATGAACCCACTGACCGAGCAGGACATCCGCACGTCGTTCGTCAACTGTTCCAAGGGCGAGGCGCAACGCCTGCCGATGCCCCGTGACCTGGCCGAACGCCCATGGGCCGAGTTGGACTTCCTGGGCTGGGGCGATCCGGGCGCACCGGATCGCACCTACCTGGTGACCGAGCACGCCGGCGACCTCGTCGGCGTCACCCTGCGCTTCCCCGCCCAGCGGCGCGGCTACCTGCACCGCAGCATGTGCTCGCTGTGCCTGACCACACACCCGGGCAGCGGCGTCTCGCTGATGACCGCGCGCCGCACCGGCCGAGCGGGCCGCGACGGCAACTCGGTCGGCGTGTACATGTGCACCGACCTGGCCTGCTCGCTCTACATCCGAGGCTTGAAGAAGCCGGCCCCCGGAGGCCGGTTCGAGGAATCGCTGACCCTGGCCGAGCAGATCGAGCGCACGAAGGACAACCTGTCCGCGTTCTTGGCCAAGGTCCTGGAATAA